The Treponema succinifaciens DSM 2489 region AAACAAGTGTTCGAGATAGAGTTACTAGAGATAGAGAACCTTCTATTGCTGCAATGAAATCATTCTTTTGGAGTACGATTTTTGTTTTAGATGGAACATTTTTAAAACTTCCAAAATTTGTAGCAATGGTAAATGGCGGAACAACAGAGTTTAAAGAAAATGGTTGGCACTCTATGTTTGTATTTTCCGAAAAATATTCAAAAGATAGAATTTTTTCTACAGATTTAGATTTGAAACATTTTAAAGAACAAGCGATAGAAGCTGCAGATTTTTGGTTAAAACAAAGACAATGGTTTAACCAAGAGTGGAAAACAAATTGTTTCGTAGAAGGACAGTAAAAAAAAGCATAACAAAGCTTCAAATCCGACAAATCGGTCAAACCGGTTTGCGGTTTGATATGTTGTGCCATTTGTCAACATAAAAAACTCCTTTTGAGAAAAAATATAAAAAAAAACGGAAGGAAAGCGATAGATCGGCACATGGCCATTCTGATATACGTGGATTCGCCTGAAAATCAGGTTTACCGACAGGTCAATGGTCCGCCTGGAATTCTTTCTCTCTAACTGCGAGCATAGGAAGTTAAAAAGTTTCCCGCTCATAAACCGCTCGAAGATAATTCCTTAAATGCTCACAAATTCCTTCCGTTATGATACAAGTTAATTTTTCGCCAGAATATCTTTAGCGAAAGTTTCATCCCGCAGGTGATTTGATTTCATTGCGCAATAAACTCCTCGACCGTTTTTTGAATGTCGGAAAGCTCCCCCTCATCAATTTTGTTCAAGGCAGTTTTCCTGTTGTCAACAAAATTCATCATTCCCCAGACAAAACATGCAAGCTCCCTTGCCCCCGCCGTCGTTACTAGATTGTAGGGGAGCCCTTTTTGGGAAAGATAAAGCATTCTTTTTCTGAGCCTGAGCGTGCACTTGTCCGCGTAAGAAACGATGGCGGCGGACGCATTTTTCTGCCGCTCTTTTACCCTGACTGATTTTGCCGTGACAACAGAATGCATTCTAAGGCTTCCCGCACACTCAACAAGAAGACTTCTGACTCTTGAATTCCCAGCTTTCGTAATCGCCGTGTGCCGTACCCTGTTTCCGCTTGAATCCTCGCCGGGACAAAGTCCTATAAAGCTTACGAAGGACTTCGCCTTTGAAAAACGGGAAAAATCCCCGATTTCCGCGACAATCGAAATAGCGGAGACATAACTGATTCCAGAGATGCACACCAGGGCATCAATTTTTTCCCTCACTTCATCATCCTTGCAGAGTTCCAGAATCTTCGCCTCAATTCTCTGAACTTTGTCCATGAGCGTTATTACTTCGGCGTGATATTCCTCAAATGATTCCTGAAGCCACTTGTCAGCGAAGTTCATCGTCCTGAGCCAAGCCATGTGAGCCTGCGTCCAGTAATGGCCGCTCTGAGGATAAGGCAAGCCCATTCGCAGCAGGAAAGAAAGGAGGTTCTGCTTTGCTTTTTTGAGCATGGTGATTTTTGCCGTCCTGACCCGTGTATATTCCTTTATCGCCTCAAGTTTTTCAGAAGGAAGGCAGACAGGGCTGTAGGTTTTGAAGGCGAGAGTCTTTGCAAGAAGGCGGGCGTCCATCCTGTCTGTCTTGACTTTCTGACCAGGTGCCTTTGCTATTGTCGATGGGGCGATAATGACGCAGGCGAAGTCTTCTTTTTGAAGTTTTCTGCAAAGTCCGTATCCTGTGGGACCTGCCTCGTATCCAATAAGAAAAACTGCATCTTGCCCGACTGATTTTTGAAGGTTCTTCAGGTAGTGAAGCGTGTTTTCAAATTTGGAAGAGCTTTTGTGCTCCGCGAATAATTTGTCTTCACGGCTGTCATAAGCACAGAAAGAATTTGTGTCCTTGTGCACGTCAATTCCGACATAGATTACTTTTGTGTTCTCTGTTACATTGTTCATTGTAGTGCTCCTTTTTGCATGAGGCAGGTCATGCTTGTTGTTTTCTATTCCAAGTTTACGACCGAACCCTCGATTCTGCAAACCTGGTGGCACTACATATTGTCTAACTCATTGTTATGCTCACAGCCCACTGGGCTGGTAGTTTTATAGAAATATAGAATTTTGAGTTTAACATTTTTATCTGTATCCAAAAAGGAAGGAAAAATGGAAAAGTCAAATAAAAGAATTGTTTATGCAGATTTATTGAGAATCATTGCTACTTTTGCAGTAATTGTTTTACATGTTTCAGCATCAAAATGGTATGACACTCCAGTAAAAGACTTTAATTGGCAAATATATAATTTATATGATTCTTTAGTGCGCTGGGCAGTTCCTATTTTTATAATGCTAAGCGGAATGTTTTTTCTAAATCCTGAAAAATTTATTTCAACAAGTAATATTATTAAAAAATATATTTTTAGAATTTTACTTGCAATAATTGTTTGGGGATTGTTTTATCAGGCTTATGAAATTATTGATAAGTTTATTTTTAGAAATGAATCAATCACCTTTAAAAGAGTTATCGTGGCCTTCGAAAAAATTCCGTTTGGTCCACCTTGGTATCATCTTTGGTATCTTTACATGCTTATTGGTTTATATTTGCTAACACCTATTTATCGCATCTTTGTAAAAAACGCAGAAGAAAAATACATTAGATACTTATTAATTTTATTCTTTTTATTTGGTCTTGTCTTGCCGTTTCTCAAAAAGGTTCTTTTACATTTTGATTCGCGATTAAATATAAACTTTGAAATTTCGGAACTCATAAATTATTCTGGATACTATTTTGCCGGGTATTATTTTTCAAAGTATCCAATAAATAAGAATGCAAAAATTGGAATTTACATTTTGGGTTTTTTATCATTTATCTTTACAATTATTTGTACTTCTTATATTTCAATAAAAAATGGAGAACCTAACGGGTATTTATATGGAAATTTATTACCTACAACAATGTTTGAAGCTTTCACAATATTTTTATTAATAAAATCAATTGATGAAAAAGAATTCTCGGAGAAAAAGGCTCAAATAATTTCTGAAATAAGTAAAAGTACATTTGGAATTTATCTTATTCACGATTTTATAAAATCTGTAATTTTTATGGTTGGAATTACATCAGATTTTATTAATCCACTTCTTGCAGTTCCAGTTTCTTCTGTTGTTATATTTGTGATTTCTCTTTGTATAATTTTTTTTACTAGAAAAATCCCTGTAAGTAAATATATAATGTAGAAAAGAAAGCATAACAAAGCTTCAAAGCGGATGTCGCGGTCAAGCCGCGCCACCGTTTAAGCAATTGTTATGGCGACAGGCCACTGGCCTGCTTATGATGGAGTA contains the following coding sequences:
- a CDS encoding IS110 family transposase, producing the protein MPPGLQNRGFGRKLGIENNKHDLPHAKRSTTMNNVTENTKVIYVGIDVHKDTNSFCAYDSREDKLFAEHKSSSKFENTLHYLKNLQKSVGQDAVFLIGYEAGPTGYGLCRKLQKEDFACVIIAPSTIAKAPGQKVKTDRMDARLLAKTLAFKTYSPVCLPSEKLEAIKEYTRVRTAKITMLKKAKQNLLSFLLRMGLPYPQSGHYWTQAHMAWLRTMNFADKWLQESFEEYHAEVITLMDKVQRIEAKILELCKDDEVREKIDALVCISGISYVSAISIVAEIGDFSRFSKAKSFVSFIGLCPGEDSSGNRVRHTAITKAGNSRVRSLLVECAGSLRMHSVVTAKSVRVKERQKNASAAIVSYADKCTLRLRKRMLYLSQKGLPYNLVTTAGARELACFVWGMMNFVDNRKTALNKIDEGELSDIQKTVEEFIAQ
- a CDS encoding acyltransferase, with the protein product MEKSNKRIVYADLLRIIATFAVIVLHVSASKWYDTPVKDFNWQIYNLYDSLVRWAVPIFIMLSGMFFLNPEKFISTSNIIKKYIFRILLAIIVWGLFYQAYEIIDKFIFRNESITFKRVIVAFEKIPFGPPWYHLWYLYMLIGLYLLTPIYRIFVKNAEEKYIRYLLILFFLFGLVLPFLKKVLLHFDSRLNINFEISELINYSGYYFAGYYFSKYPINKNAKIGIYILGFLSFIFTIICTSYISIKNGEPNGYLYGNLLPTTMFEAFTIFLLIKSIDEKEFSEKKAQIISEISKSTFGIYLIHDFIKSVIFMVGITSDFINPLLAVPVSSVVIFVISLCIIFFTRKIPVSKYIM